The DNA segment CCGTAACCCAAACAAATGGTAACGCGACAATCGGTTCGAATCATGTGCTTTTGAATGGCAACGCCGTATGGTATCTGCAAGGCGGCCTGCTGAGCAGCGGGAGCGGTGACATTAGCATCGGATATACTGACAATCCAATAAGCAACGCAACCGTCAATATAAGCGGCGGAACATTGAATGCCGGCAGGGCTCTCAACGTACAATATCAATCTCTTCTAGAGCAAACCGGAGGAAATATAACTGCCGGCAGCATGAAAATTTACTCCGGCAGCAAAGTAAATGTTGGAGGCGGAACAGCAACAATAACGACCAACTTAACAATCAGCGGTAGTAGCAGTACTAATATTGCTGACAGCTCACGGCTGACACTTTCCGGCGGATCCTGGACGATTGATGGAACTCTTGAATTCCATACGAATTTAAGGGGTTCAGGTCTGGTTTTTGCCGAAGGGGACGCATCGCTTACCGCTAATAATCTGACATTCAATAGTGGATATATTGATTTTGTCACCGGTTCTGACGGCAGTTTAACCGTCACCAGCTTTACCGATGCTGCTGATTTTGATGGTTTTATTAATGCCGGACAAATCAGAATTGATGGGAAAATCAAAACTGCTTCCGATTTTAATATTGTTGGAAACACAATTATGATTCCTGAACCAGCGGCACTCTCAATGTTTCTGATTTCCGGACTGGCGCTGATAACATACCGCCGTATGCGATAAACCGGATGTTAAGCCGGTGTACATAAAAACCCCGGGGAACCCCGGGGTTTTCTTATTGCAGCACAGCTCCTGCCGGAGCTGTGTTGAATCAAACGGACGGCATCCAGAAACTCTTTCGGCACATCCACACCAATATAGACAGTTCTTTTATTCATCATATATTTCATCCTTGTAATATTCCAGTTCAAAAAATTTCTGTGTAAATCCGTGTCATTCGTGGTTAACTGTGTCCCATGTTCAGAGCGTTCTTGTTTTTCATTTCAATCGCGTTTTATTCCCATGCGCAATCCGTTCGCGCGCGCGCGCCGTATTACGGCGCGGTGGTGATTGACGCTAAAAGCGGTACACTGCTGGACGGTGACCGCGCCGCACTGCAGGGATTTCCGGCCAGCATGACCAAACTCGCCAATCTGTTTGTGCTGTTCGACGATCTGACCGCCGGAAAAATTCATCTGACCGATCAAATTAAAATTTCGCGGGAAGTGGCCCTCATCGGCGGACGGCAGGTCTGGCTGAAAGAAGGCGAAGTGTTTCCGGTGGAAGAACTGATTTATGCCATGATGGTGCATTCTGCGAATGACGCCGCCGCCGCGCTGGCAATTCACGCATCCGGCTCGCGTGCCGCACACGCCTCACGCATGACGGCGAAAGCTAAAGAGCTCGGTTTATATCACACCGAATTTCATTCGGTGCACGGACTGCCGCCGGAACATGGACAAAAGCCGGATACATCGTCGGCGCTTGATATTGCCCGGCTGTCGCGTGCATTGCTGGAACAGTATCCGCAAACACTGAAATATACATCCGTGCGCACACGCAGTTTCCGGGCAGATAAGCCGATGGTTTTAACGTCATCCAACAAACTGCTCGGTTCTGTGCCGGGATGCGACGGTCTAAAAACCGGATTCATTCAGATCGGCGGATTCTCACTGGCCGCAACGGCGAAACGCGACGGCAAGCGTGTGATCGCGGTCATTCTCGGCAGCAAAGAAGCCAAAGTCCGTGATGCAAAAGCAGCGGAATGGATCGAAAAAGGGTTTGTACTGTGGCATAAGGTGCCGCCGGAAATGATCGACATTACGGAACGCGCGGCAGCGCTGCTGGCCGATCATTCTGAACCGGTGCCGGATGAATCCGCCGCTTATCCTAAGCCGGTTTTCATTCTCGTTTCGTGCGTCATCGGAACGATCATCATTTTAATTTTTATGAGATTCCGTCACAAAAGGTAATAGCAAAAATTTCTTTATTACCCCCCGTGAATTACGCGAATTTCAGAGTATTTTAAATTAATGTATAGCCGCAAAAACGCGCAAAAATCGCCAGAGCGCACTGAGAACTTTTCAACTCTCAACTGTAAACTGGAAACCCTGAACACGGAACGCGGCGAGGGCGCCGCGTCTACTGCTCTGCCTCTCTGCTAATCCTGAATGTCTGATGCTTTCTGCAAAACTTCCGTGTGTTTTGTGTATCCCGTGGTTTAAACATCTGCGTTATCTGCGGATTTTCCAAGGCAGGCAAAGATGCCTGCGATACATTACACTTTTGTGTATATTTTGTGGCTATAATTTTTCTTAATACGCTCTAATCGCCACGAAAAACACAAGAAGCCGCAAGATGGTATCAATAGGACTATGTACTGACATCAGAATAAAATTTTCCCGATGTCATCGTTCAATTCCTCAAGATTATTTTCAATAACTCCCCAGACAATCCGGACATCTATAGAATCATATCCGTGAGCCAGAATGTTACGGAAAGAGATAATATCGCGATAATTGCGAATTCGCTGTAAAAGTCCGTCATCGGCACAACTGATCCGGTTTAACGCCTCACCGATAATTTCAAATTTCCGTTCAACAGCCGCCTGTGTTTTCCGATCAGACTGATATTGGTCAAAAGAAATACCGTTCGTGAATGTTTGAATCTCCTGAACCTGCATCAGAATATCATTCAGCCATTCTCTGACGCGATCATCCATAAACACGGATTCCTTCTGAATGAAGATTCTTTTTTAACGATGTTCTCGTCACAGACTCTGCGGGCAGCAAATCAACCGGGGATTCAAAAGAATCTTCCAATTCATGCAGTAATCCGAAATAGTTCCGTGAATATTCCGCCGGCGAAAGTTCATTAAACCGGACGCAAAAATCAAAATCGCTTTTCCCGCCGGCATCGCCGCGTGCCCTCGAACCGAACAGATCCATCTGCCGGACAAAATAACGCCGGCAAATCGGAGTAACTTTTAATTTAATCTGTTCCAGATCCATACCGGTAAATTACGAAATAAGAAAACACTGGTCAACCGTTTCCGGAAAGATTCAAAACGTTACACACAACTGCTTTTTGCCAATTGTATTTTATAAAAAAAGCTACATGCCCAAATATTTTTTATATTTTTGTAACGGCGAGTATTTAATTAGTGAACCACTCCACGGACTTTAGCTCGTGGAGTGGTTCACTTCATAAGAATCCGTAAAAATTTACGTTTACCGACTTTGAGGATTTGTTCGGCGCCGGGAGTGATGATAGTTTTGACATCGGAAATTTTTTCATCGTTGATGGTGACGCCGCCCTGCTGGATTAACCGGCGGGCTTCGCCGTTCGATGGTGCAAATCCGGCTTTGACGATGAGTTCGAGCAGTCCGGTTTCGCCGGCGAGTTTCATTTCCGGAATGTCGTCGGGGATTTCTTTCTGCGCGAAAACGCGGGCGAATTCTTCAGAGGCTTTTCTGCCTTCACCGGCGCCGGCAAAGCGGTCGGTGACAGCCTGCGCGAGCTCGTCTTTAACGGCGCGCGGATGCAGTTCACCGGAGTTTACTTTGGTCTGCATGGCTTCAATTTCTTTTGGATCACGGCAGAGGACGTAGAAGAAATATTTCCACATGAGTTCATCACTGACGCTCATAAGTTTGCCGAAAATATCTTTGGCGGAATCGTTAACACCGACGTAGTTGCCGAGGCTCTTGCTCATTTTCTGCGCGCCGTCGAGTCCTTCGAGCAGCGGCATGGTCATGACAAC comes from the Kiritimatiellales bacterium genome and includes:
- a CDS encoding serine hydrolase; amino-acid sequence: MFRAFLFFISIAFYSHAQSVRARAPYYGAVVIDAKSGTLLDGDRAALQGFPASMTKLANLFVLFDDLTAGKIHLTDQIKISREVALIGGRQVWLKEGEVFPVEELIYAMMVHSANDAAAALAIHASGSRAAHASRMTAKAKELGLYHTEFHSVHGLPPEHGQKPDTSSALDIARLSRALLEQYPQTLKYTSVRTRSFRADKPMVLTSSNKLLGSVPGCDGLKTGFIQIGGFSLAATAKRDGKRVIAVILGSKEAKVRDAKAAEWIEKGFVLWHKVPPEMIDITERAAALLADHSEPVPDESAAYPKPVFILVSCVIGTIIILIFMRFRHKR
- a CDS encoding HepT-like ribonuclease domain-containing protein yields the protein MDDRVREWLNDILMQVQEIQTFTNGISFDQYQSDRKTQAAVERKFEIIGEALNRISCADDGLLQRIRNYRDIISFRNILAHGYDSIDVRIVWGVIENNLEELNDDIGKILF
- a CDS encoding nucleotidyltransferase domain-containing protein → MDLEQIKLKVTPICRRYFVRQMDLFGSRARGDAGGKSDFDFCVRFNELSPAEYSRNYFGLLHELEDSFESPVDLLPAESVTRTSLKKNLHSEGIRVYG